A genome region from Trichoderma asperellum chromosome 7, complete sequence includes the following:
- a CDS encoding uncharacterized protein (EggNog:ENOG41), translated as MSGYPQPPPIPPRYGNASGPPQSPPRVPPRQTGDQPVQNNAQYSYGGMIPQQQTPYGYQAPPISEPSSYSATTASAPYYPPPPGAPPSRQSSYPLGPATTNPSVVSAASTQIPSQSYPPPPIPRRPVPQSPSSYSQHPPYNPAQSAQTQASHPYFPPPPITYYNSPSGSVATAPNTSGPPSVTPLQSSTYQDTSYTSNEQYSGPSSLPQSPVSGEYMPHGNPYLPSQQQIANTPSSPPPLPLSTRPPVGSTTTIYYAPPPPPRPTTDPATQGQRSTASSQNAHQSSLLSSEPQTIQEQDPPRSAVALNSQHAALTYSPPPNSAALPEAHESHVLPQAYQPRPTQASSAQNTNDISPEEIQRSTTASSADPMASLSTQMVNLSMSPLGDSSGSQPYVRQLDENAPRPPPHIRAAGPPLEVITFCPETRMLDYSLYWYHLPDMPDFLICTKCHADHIKSTQLASQFEKIKRPDNYYSSCSFWIPRVKEVMWPQAVRTGNIDALRLFMNKRGSIKACKGANPTAATEQIKWYGMSNSEINGFIACEACYEDRIVGTSFESKFSLYRQQPANENWSCDVAVQYISRAVVKLAQQNDWVGFVARATRRLSLPKCEGKDIQSNSCTWYIPRRKIQNMQACEACYMDRVVLTRFEREFEAYSMNTDLDSFIHHFTQLWACKLHETNLPLVWAMENAIEQRDWSVFSSSAEVACRLPPCTANGIIRGNWWTIQGGCDNFDVCESCYTSILRTSGVGHFFEPARRNPEATLVCDFCVSSPRFRQYLRMYAKSMDQGVFSYYLDYVRTFASIPVCPVLKTVEKTTWWGYPGALFCQDCYLSFVIDTKLGSSVPIKKGFDERPQICQIWSSRMRTMWLQACDAGAPGSPESDAKVAEFTEFANNRLKIYTQTIPLMDLIRSMKQAKMQAAMTQGLVSVMYTGMDGLLSVSGATDGHLHGSSQLGWYDTAQGAQGAQAFQNMQAGFANANRADEWMQMFQLEQIWKQVE; from the coding sequence ATGTCGGGCTATCCACAGCCACCGCCGATACCTCCCCGATACGGCAATGCATCTGGTCCCCCTCAATCCCCTCCTCGAGTCCCTCCTAGGCAGACAGGCGACCAGCCAGTGCAAAATAATGCCCAATACTCATACGGAGGCATGATTCCACAGCAGCAAACCCCGTATGGATATCAAGCTCCACCTATCTCGGAACCATCATCGTATTCAGCTACTACTGCATCGGCGCCATATTAcccgcctcctccaggcGCACCACCGTCTAGGCAGTCGAGCTATCCGCTTGGTCCAGCAACGACAAATCCTAGCGTGGTCTCGGCAGCATCTACTCAGATACCATCTCAGTCctatcctcctcctcctattCCCCGCCGCCCAGTTCCACAGAGTCCATCTAGTTACTCCCAGCACCCCCCATATAATCCAGCTCAAAGTGCACAAACTCAAGCTTCACATCCATATTTTCCACCTCCTCCTATCACCTATTACAATAGCCCTTCTGGCAGTGTTGCGACCGCTCCAAACACATCCGGCCCTCCATCAGTTACACCTCTCCAGAGCTCAACATACCAAGACACGAGCTATACGTCTAATGAACAATACAGCGGGCCTAGCTCTTTACCACAGTCGCCAGTATCAGGAGAATATATGCCACACGGAAATCCATATTTACCATCTCAGCAGCAAATAGCGAATACAccttcatctcctcctcctttgccGCTGTCAACTCGTCCTCCGGTTGGAAGCACCACTACCATCTATTACgctccccctcctccgcctcgtcCGACTACGGACCCAGCAACTCAAGGACAGCGATCTACAGCATCATCGCAAAATGCGCATCAATCATCGTTACTGTCGTCTGAGCCGCAAACTATCCAAGAGCAGGATCCACCGAGGTCCGCTGTAGCTCTCAATTCTCAGCATGCAGCTTTGACATACAGTCCTCCTCCGAATTCAGCTGCATTGCCCGAAGCACATGAATCTCATGTCCTTCCTCAAGCATACCAACCGCGGCCTACTCAAGCCTCATCAGCTCAAAACACAAATGATATCAGCCCAGAAGAAATCCAGCGGTCAACTACAGCGTCATCTGCAGACCCCATGGCTAGTCTTTCCACGCAAATGGTTAACCTCAGCATGAGTCCCCTGGGAGATAGTTCAGGGTCACAGCCCTATGTAAGGCAGTTGGATGAAAATGCACCGCGGCCTCCACCGCATATCCGTGCTGCAGGGCCGCCCCTGGAAGTTATTACTTTTTGTCCAGAAACAAGGATGTTAGATTATTCACTTTACTGGTATCATTTACCTGACATGCCGGATTTCCTGATATGCACAAAATGCCACGCTGATCATATCAAATCTACCCAGCTGGCAAGCCAGTTTGAGAAGATAAAGCGGCCTGATAACTATTACTCTTCCTGTTCTTTCTGGATTCCTCGAGTAAAGGAAGTTATGTGGCCTCAGGCTGTTCGTACAGGCAACATCGACGCGTTGCGACTGTTCATGAACAAGCGTGGCAGTATAAAGGCATGCAAAGGGGCAAATCCAACGGCGGCCACAGAACAAATTAAATGGTATGGAATGTCCAATAGCGAAATTAACGGGTTCATCGCATGCGAAGCTTGCTACGAGGATCGCATAGTAGGTACGTCGTTTGAGAGCAAGTTCTCTCTATATCGCCAGCAGCCTGCCAATGAGAACTGGTCCTGTGATGTTGCTGTGCAATACATCTCCCGAGCCGTTGTTAAACTGGCTCAGCAGAATGACTGGGTCGGATTTGTTGCCAGAGCTACTCGCCGCCTCTCCTTACCTAAGTGTGAAGGGAAAGACATACAGTCAAATTCTTGTACCTGGTACATACCACGGCGCAAGATCCAGAATATGCAGGCTTGTGAGGCTTGCTACATGGACAGAGTTGTTCTCACGCGGTTTGAAAGAGAATTCGAAGCATATAGCATGAACACGGATTTGGATTCTTTTATCCATCATTTTACTCAATTATGGGCCTGCAAACTACACGAAACTAACCTCCCCTTGGTGTGGGCTATGGAAAATGCAATTGAACAGCGCGATTGGTCTGTGTTTAGTAGCTCGGCAGAAGTCGCGTGTCGACTCCCCCCTTGTACGGCAAACGGGATCATTCGCGGCAACTGGTGGACAATCCAAGGAGGGTGTGACAACTTTGATGTTTGTGAGAGCTGTTATACGTCCATTCTAAGAACGAGTGGAGTCGGCCACTTCTTCGAGCCTGCACGACGCAATCCCGAGGCCACTTTAGTCTGCGATTTTTGCGTGTCGAGCCCTCGATTCCGGCAATATTTAAGAATGTATGCCAAATCGATGGATCAAGGAGTTTTCAGTTACTACCTGGACTACGTCCGGACGTTTGCTTCGATTCCTGTCTGCCCTGTGCTCAAAACAGTCGAGAAGACAACTTGGTGGGGTTATCCCGGCGCTTTGTTCTGTCAGGATTGCTATTTGAGTTTTGTTATCGACACTAAACTTGGCAGTTCGGTGCCCATAAAGAAAGGATTTGATGAGCGCCCTCAAATTTGTCAGATCTGGTCGTCTCGCATGCGCACAATGTGGCTGCAAGCGTGTGACGCTGGTGCCCCAGGCTCTCCCGAATCGGATGCCAAGGTGGCAGAATTCACCGAATTTGCAAATAACCGGCTGAAAATTTATACTCAAACAATTCCTCTGATGGATTTAATCCGCTCAATGAAGCAAGCGAAAATGCAAGCCGCGATGACTCAGGGCCTGGTGAGTGTCATGTACACGGGTATGGATGGATTATTGTCTGTATCTGGCGCCACAGATGGGCATCTTCATGGAAGTAGTCAGCTAGGCTGGTATGACACAGCCCAAGGCGCACAGGGAGCGCAAGCGTTCCAGAATATGCAAGCTGGTTTCGCAAATGCAAACCGGGCAGATGAGTGGATGCAAATGTTCCAACTTGAGCAGATATGGAAACAGGTTGAGTAG
- a CDS encoding uncharacterized protein (EggNog:ENOG41~SECRETED:SignalP(1-20)) yields MKSVAAFSIISAAMAGLSQACSTPGNYIVTFYGYPDNSPPGPATAHNCGGRNFKAGGTGTYADPITIATAPGELNVCEIVYLPLLTKYGRYEDDCEQCESDWNNGQPHIDIWTGSPSVNGGQNQINCEDNLTFGGRYSIVRNPPTNYGVDTTPLFVAPNTCNTNHVYPSNPAHC; encoded by the exons ATGAAGTCTGTCGCTGCTTTCTCCATCATTAGcgccgccatggccggcCTCAGCCAGGCTTGCTCTACTCCTGGCAACTACATTGTCACCTTCTATGGCTACCCCGACAACAGCCCTCCCGGACCCGCTACTGCCCACAACTGCGGTGGTCGTAACTTCAAGGCTGGTG GTACCGGAACTTACGCCGATCCCATCACCATTGCTACCGCCCCTGGCGAGCTTAACGTTTGCGAGATTGTCTACCTTCCCCTGTTGACCAAGTATGGTCGTTATGAGGATGACTGTGAGCAGTGTG AGAGTGACTGGAACAACGGTCAACCTCATATTGACATCTGGACTGGCTCCCCCAGCGTCAACGGCGGTCAGAACCAGATCAACTGCGAGGATAACCTCACCTTTGGCGGCCGCTACTCTATCGTCCGCAACCCCCCTACCAATTACGGTGTTGACA CCACTCCTCTCTTCGTTGCTCCCAACACTTGCAACACCAACCACGTCTATCCTAGCAACCCTGCTCACTGCTAA
- a CDS encoding uncharacterized protein (EggNog:ENOG41~MEROPS:MER0033198) — translation MQRGPKPRLGRKSGIQDGSIGKVCPQATPNWLAMSTLFDTAFANHQLPFNVTQANETISRLPPPSQDGRITEDCLVLDVLVPQKIFDARNTYKKGVKPTKGAPVLVWIFGGGYVLGDKTMFGSPNDLMAAMQTKGSDGAIWVAMNYRLGAFGFLSGPTLQQNGTSNAGLLDQRLALEWVQENIHLFGGDPDNVTVMGISAGGGSIMHHITAYGGQKPALFRRAIPQSAGLVPMPGNRAQEQAFDDFPSILNVTTLDEARDMPSSALLAANMKQVGNAPYGTFIYGPTVDGSFVPGMPTKLLLQGAFVKGMEVLSSFNRNEGMTFTDPSAYDSEPLLRKQIGNTFTLLSSKDVEFIFETLYPQTYDGSQPYTDSLGRAQLIIGEAALICNQNVMVKAAAQQNIAAFGYEYSVWPAVHGSDQVPLFSNGPTPGVDPQVSSILKNIVAGFVNNGSPNKPPTGITTPSYGRDNSILNILVNASSVIRDPTANRRCDWWQKALYY, via the exons ATGCAGAGAGGCCCGAAGCCGCGCCT AGGGCGAAAATCAGGAATTCAAGATGGAAGTATTGGCAAAGTCTGCCCTCAGGCTACTCCTAACTGGTTAGCAATGAGCACATTATTCGATACGGCATTCGCGAATCACCAGTTGCCCTTCAACGTCACACAGGCAAATGAGACTATATCGAGATTGCCTCCGCCGTCGCAAGATGGCAGAATAACAGAAGACTGTCTTGTTCTTGATGTTTTGGTTCCTCAAAAAATATTTGACGCGAGAAATACATATAAAAAAGGCGTCAAGCCTACCAAAGGGGCACCGGTCTTGGTGTGGATATTT GGTGGCGGATATGTTCTTGGAGATAAAACAATGTTCGGTAGTCCGAATGATCTCATGGCAGCAATGCAAACCAAGGGTTCCGACGGAGCTATCTGGGTGGCTATGAACTACCGTCTAGGTGCATTTGGTTTTCTTTCAGGCCCGACATTGCAGCAAAACGGCACATCAAACGCTGGGCTTTTGGACCAGAGGCTTGCACTCGAATGGGTTCAAGAAAATATCCATTTATTTGGAGGCGATCCTGATAATGTCACTGTTATGGGTATCTCTGCCGGTGGTGGATCAATCATGCATCATATCACTGCCTATGGAGGTCAGAAACCAGCGCTTTTCCGCCGTGCTATCCCTCAGTCAGCTGGTCTGGTCCCTATGCCTGGAAATCGAGCACAAGAGCAAGCTTTCGACGACTTTCCATCCATTCTTAACGTCACTACACTAGATGAGGCAAGAGATATGCCATCGAGCGCATTACTGGCTGCCAATATGAAGCAAGTTGGTAATGCGCCATATGGTACTTTCATATATGGCCCAACAGTGGATGGTTCTTTTGTCCCAGGAATGCCGACGAAACTGCTTCTTCAAGGAGCATTTGTAAAAGGGATGGAGGTGTTGTCCTCTTTCAACAGAAACGAGGGAATGACATTTACGGACCCTTCTGCTTATGATAGCGAGCCTCTATTAAGGAAACAGATTGGAAACACATTCACCCTACTTTCTAGCAAAGACGTTGAATTTATTTTCGAAACTCTTTATCCGCAGACATATGATGGATCTCAGCCATATACCGACTCTCTTGGAAGAGCGCAGCTGATCATTGGTGAAGCAGCACTTATTTGCAACCAGAATGTCATGGTCAAAGCTGCCGCACAACAGAATATTGCTGCATTTGGCTATGAATATTCTGTCTGGCCAGCAGTTCATGGGTCAGACCAGGTTCCGCTTTTCTCGAATGGGCCAACACCAGGCGTAGACCCCCAGGTTTCGAGCATTTTGAAGAATATTGTAGCGGGCTTTGTAAACAATGGTTCGCCAAATAAGCCTCCAACTGGCATTACCACGCCTTCCTATGGTCGAGACAATTCCATTCTGAACATCCTAGTCAACGCTTCATCCGTTATTCGAGATCCTACAGCAAACAGGAGATGTGACTGGTGGCAAAAAGCCCTCTACTATTAG
- a CDS encoding uncharacterized protein (SECRETED:SignalP(1-18)~EggNog:ENOG41) produces the protein MLGNIALVLTGLAAVGTALPAAGTPAKRGIADKYTYYQGDGSVAAGWPSQDSWGSWDDLWKANVPLMKQSCVWNGWVDNDSETEIQDIANAIKATAKSTGVDERFILAVVMQESKGCVRVPTTNNGVTNPGLMQSHNGSGTCFGKNPCPSSAIDQMIKDGVAGTTDGPGLQKLLSQAEKEVKNDGSQAYYATARLYNSGSADFSSLDNGLGSTACYASDVANRLTGWTLATSTCA, from the coding sequence ATGCTCGGAAACATTGCTCTCGTTCTTACTGGCCTCGCTGCCGTGGGTACTGCTCTCCCCGCTGCTGGTACTCCTGCCAAGCGCGGTATTGCGGACAAATATACCTACTATCAAGGTGACGGATcagttgctgctggctggcctTCTCAAGACTCTTGGGGTTCTTGGGATGATCTCTGGAAGGCCAACGTCCCTCTCATGAAGCAGTCTTGTGTCTGGAATGGCTGGGTCGACAATGACTCAGAAACCGAGATTCAGGATATCGCCAATGCTATCAAGGCAACTGCAAAGTCTACTGGTGTCGACGAGCGCTTTATCCTCGCCGTCGTGATGCAAGAGAGCAAGGGCTGCGTCCGCGTCCCCACTACCAACAACGGCGTTACCAACCCAGGCCTTATGCAGTCTCACAATGGATCTGGTACTTGCTTCGGTAAAAACCCTTGCCCTTCATCTGCCATCGATCAGATGATCAAGGACGGTGTTGCTGGCACCACCGATGGACCTGGCCTCCAGAAGCTACTCTCACAGGCTGAGAAGGAGGTCAAGAATGACGGCAGCCAGGCCTACTACGCGACAGCACGTCTTTACAACAGCGGCTCTGCTGATTTCAGCAGTCTCGACAATGGCCTGGGTAGCACTGCTTGCTATGCCTCCGACGTTGCTAACCGTCTTACGGGCTGGACCCTTGCTACTAGCACCTGTGCTTAA